From Puntigrus tetrazona isolate hp1 chromosome 8, ASM1883169v1, whole genome shotgun sequence, the proteins below share one genomic window:
- the wasb gene encoding WASP actin nucleation promoting factor b isoform X1, whose translation MSKGKVKGQENVPSSLLSSQENERLLELLGRRCVTMATAVVQLYMALPHSPTQWSLQHTGVVCFVKDNPKRSYYIRLYDIKESKMVWEQELYNQMTYCCPMRFFHTFAADDCQVGLNFASETEAEFFRNISVEKIHQRSNRQEKKQHAPSEENRALPQIPPTNGPVSQPTVMATVDIQNPDIVASRYRSTPVPTPASASLSIGKKNKKGKKKGPKLTKADIGAPSGFKHVTHVGWDPNSGFDTNNLDPDLKKLFNSAGISDAELADKETSKIIYDFIEQSGGLDAVKEEMRKQEGPCSAPAPPPPRGGRPPVPGPPGRPAPPSRSPGPPHRGPPPPAPPGGRPGPPPPMPSCLPPPPPPSHSHKPPPPPMGCGAPPPPPPPPPPPPPSSSASNFPSSPGSSAPPPPPSGGGGRGTLLEEIRRGRVLKNVSESPDTNAAPAEDESSAGIVGALMMVMQKRSKVIHSSEDEDDDGGDEDEEDEWDE comes from the exons ATGAGCAAAGGAAAAGTCAAGGGGCAGGAGAACGTGCCTAGTTCTCTCCTCAGCAGCCAGGAGAATGAACGCCTGCTAGAGCTGCTGGGAAGGAGATGCGTG accATGGCCACAGCAGTTGTTCAGTTGTACATGGCTCTTCCTCACAGTCCAACCCAATGGAGTCTCCAACATACAGGAGTTGTGTGTTTCGTTAAGGACAATCCTAAACGTTCATACTACATCCGGCTCTATGACATAAAG gaaAGTAAAATGGTTTGGGAGCAAGAGCTGTATAATCAGATGACATATTGCTGTCCAATGAGGTTCTTCCACACTTTTGCAGCTGAT GACTGTCAAGTAGGTTTGAACTTTGCCAGTGAGACAGAAGCTGAATTTTTCAGAAACATCAGTGTGGAAAAGATTCATCAGAGATCCAATCGCCAGG aaaaaaaacagcatgctcCATCTGAAG AAAACCGGGCACTACCACAAATCCCTCCAACAAATG GTCCAGTTTCACAGCCAACTGTAATGGCCACAGTGGACATCCAGAACCCAGATATTGTGGCATCAAGGTACCGTTCCACCCCAGTGCCGACCCCCGCATCAGCCTCACTTTCCATAggcaaaaagaacaaaaagggAAAGAAGAAAGGTCCAAAGCTCACTAAGGCAGACATTGGAGCTCCTAGTGGATTCAA ACATGTCACTCATGTTGGGTGGGATCCAAACTCTGGTTTTGAT ACCAACAATCTTGATCCGGACCTGAAGAAACTGTTCAACAGTGCTGGTATCAGTGATGCTGAGCTGGCAGACAAAGAAACATCTAAGATTATCTATGACTTTATCGAGCAATCTGGAGGCCTGGATGCTGTAAAAGAGGAAATGAGGAAACAGG aAGGTCCTTGTTCTGCTCCTGCACCTCCTCCACCTCGCGGTGGGCGTCCCCCAGTCCCAGGTCCACCCGGACGTCCTGCGCCACCTTCACGCAGCCCCGGACCCCCGCATCGTGGTCCTCCCCCACCTGCACCACCTGGAGGCCGTCCTGGGCCCCCACCCCCTATGCCATCTTGTCTACCACCTCCACCTCCCCCCAGCCACAGTCACAAGCCACCTCCTCCACCTATGGGTTGCGGTGCACCACCTCCACCTCCGCCcccacctcctcctccaccaccaTCTTCTTCAGCCAGTAACTTCCCCAGTAGTCCTGGCAGCTCagcaccacctcctcctccctccGGTGGAGGAGGACGAGGAACCTTACTGGAGGAAATTCGCCGTGGACGTGTGCTAAAGAAT gTCTCTGAATCCCCGGACACTAATGCAGCTCCAGCTGAAGATGAATCTTCAGCGGGAATTGTGGGAGCTTTGATGATGGTGATGCAGAAAAGGAGTAAAGTTATTCATTCCTCAg aagatgaagatgatgacgGGGgcgatgaagatgaagaagatgaaTGGGACGAATAA
- the wasb gene encoding WASP actin nucleation promoting factor b isoform X3: protein MSKGKVKGQENVPSSLLSSQENERLLELLGRRCVTMATAVVQLYMALPHSPTQWSLQHTGVVCFVKDNPKRSYYIRLYDIKESKMVWEQELYNQMTYCCPMRFFHTFAADDCQVGLNFASETEAEFFRNISVEKIHQRSNRQEKKQHAPSEENRALPQIPPTNGPVSQPTVMATVDIQNPDIVASRYRSTPVPTPASASLSIGKKNKKGKKKGPKLTKADIGAPSGFKHVTHVGWDPNSGFDTNNLDPDLKKLFNSAGISDAELADKETSKIIYDFIEQSGGLDAVKEEMRKQGPCSAPAPPPPRGGRPPVPGPPGRPAPPSRSPGPPHRGPPPPAPPGGRPGPPPPMPSCLPPPPPPSHSHKPPPPPMGCGAPPPPPPPPPPPPPSSSASNFPSSPGSSAPPPPPSGGGGRGTLLEEIRRGRVLKNVSESPDTNAAPAEDESSAGIVGALMMVMQKRSKVIHSSEDEDDDGGDEDEEDEWDE from the exons ATGAGCAAAGGAAAAGTCAAGGGGCAGGAGAACGTGCCTAGTTCTCTCCTCAGCAGCCAGGAGAATGAACGCCTGCTAGAGCTGCTGGGAAGGAGATGCGTG accATGGCCACAGCAGTTGTTCAGTTGTACATGGCTCTTCCTCACAGTCCAACCCAATGGAGTCTCCAACATACAGGAGTTGTGTGTTTCGTTAAGGACAATCCTAAACGTTCATACTACATCCGGCTCTATGACATAAAG gaaAGTAAAATGGTTTGGGAGCAAGAGCTGTATAATCAGATGACATATTGCTGTCCAATGAGGTTCTTCCACACTTTTGCAGCTGAT GACTGTCAAGTAGGTTTGAACTTTGCCAGTGAGACAGAAGCTGAATTTTTCAGAAACATCAGTGTGGAAAAGATTCATCAGAGATCCAATCGCCAGG aaaaaaaacagcatgctcCATCTGAAG AAAACCGGGCACTACCACAAATCCCTCCAACAAATG GTCCAGTTTCACAGCCAACTGTAATGGCCACAGTGGACATCCAGAACCCAGATATTGTGGCATCAAGGTACCGTTCCACCCCAGTGCCGACCCCCGCATCAGCCTCACTTTCCATAggcaaaaagaacaaaaagggAAAGAAGAAAGGTCCAAAGCTCACTAAGGCAGACATTGGAGCTCCTAGTGGATTCAA ACATGTCACTCATGTTGGGTGGGATCCAAACTCTGGTTTTGAT ACCAACAATCTTGATCCGGACCTGAAGAAACTGTTCAACAGTGCTGGTATCAGTGATGCTGAGCTGGCAGACAAAGAAACATCTAAGATTATCTATGACTTTATCGAGCAATCTGGAGGCCTGGATGCTGTAAAAGAGGAAATGAGGAAACAGG GTCCTTGTTCTGCTCCTGCACCTCCTCCACCTCGCGGTGGGCGTCCCCCAGTCCCAGGTCCACCCGGACGTCCTGCGCCACCTTCACGCAGCCCCGGACCCCCGCATCGTGGTCCTCCCCCACCTGCACCACCTGGAGGCCGTCCTGGGCCCCCACCCCCTATGCCATCTTGTCTACCACCTCCACCTCCCCCCAGCCACAGTCACAAGCCACCTCCTCCACCTATGGGTTGCGGTGCACCACCTCCACCTCCGCCcccacctcctcctccaccaccaTCTTCTTCAGCCAGTAACTTCCCCAGTAGTCCTGGCAGCTCagcaccacctcctcctccctccGGTGGAGGAGGACGAGGAACCTTACTGGAGGAAATTCGCCGTGGACGTGTGCTAAAGAAT gTCTCTGAATCCCCGGACACTAATGCAGCTCCAGCTGAAGATGAATCTTCAGCGGGAATTGTGGGAGCTTTGATGATGGTGATGCAGAAAAGGAGTAAAGTTATTCATTCCTCAg aagatgaagatgatgacgGGGgcgatgaagatgaagaagatgaaTGGGACGAATAA
- the wasb gene encoding WASP actin nucleation promoting factor b isoform X2, with protein sequence MSKGKVKGQENVPSSLLSSQENERLLELLGRRCVTMATAVVQLYMALPHSPTQWSLQHTGVVCFVKDNPKRSYYIRLYDIKESKMVWEQELYNQMTYCCPMRFFHTFAADDCQVGLNFASETEAEFFRNISVEKIHQRSNRQEKKQHAPSEENRALPQIPPTNGPVSQPTVMATVDIQNPDIVASRYRSTPVPTPASASLSIGKKNKKGKKKGPKLTKADIGAPSGFKHVTHVGWDPNSGFDTNNLDPDLKKLFNSAGISDAELADKETSKIIYDFIEQSGGLDAVKEEMRKQEGPCSAPAPPPPRGGRPPVPGPPGRPAPPSRSPGPPHRGPPPPAPPGGRPGPPPPMPSCLPPPPPPSHSHKPPPPPMGCGAPPPPPPPPPPPPPSSSASNFPSSPGSSAPPPPPSGGGGRGTLLEEIRRGRVLKNVSESPDTNAAPAEDESSAGIVGALMMVMQKRSKVIHSSDEDDDGGDEDEEDEWDE encoded by the exons ATGAGCAAAGGAAAAGTCAAGGGGCAGGAGAACGTGCCTAGTTCTCTCCTCAGCAGCCAGGAGAATGAACGCCTGCTAGAGCTGCTGGGAAGGAGATGCGTG accATGGCCACAGCAGTTGTTCAGTTGTACATGGCTCTTCCTCACAGTCCAACCCAATGGAGTCTCCAACATACAGGAGTTGTGTGTTTCGTTAAGGACAATCCTAAACGTTCATACTACATCCGGCTCTATGACATAAAG gaaAGTAAAATGGTTTGGGAGCAAGAGCTGTATAATCAGATGACATATTGCTGTCCAATGAGGTTCTTCCACACTTTTGCAGCTGAT GACTGTCAAGTAGGTTTGAACTTTGCCAGTGAGACAGAAGCTGAATTTTTCAGAAACATCAGTGTGGAAAAGATTCATCAGAGATCCAATCGCCAGG aaaaaaaacagcatgctcCATCTGAAG AAAACCGGGCACTACCACAAATCCCTCCAACAAATG GTCCAGTTTCACAGCCAACTGTAATGGCCACAGTGGACATCCAGAACCCAGATATTGTGGCATCAAGGTACCGTTCCACCCCAGTGCCGACCCCCGCATCAGCCTCACTTTCCATAggcaaaaagaacaaaaagggAAAGAAGAAAGGTCCAAAGCTCACTAAGGCAGACATTGGAGCTCCTAGTGGATTCAA ACATGTCACTCATGTTGGGTGGGATCCAAACTCTGGTTTTGAT ACCAACAATCTTGATCCGGACCTGAAGAAACTGTTCAACAGTGCTGGTATCAGTGATGCTGAGCTGGCAGACAAAGAAACATCTAAGATTATCTATGACTTTATCGAGCAATCTGGAGGCCTGGATGCTGTAAAAGAGGAAATGAGGAAACAGG aAGGTCCTTGTTCTGCTCCTGCACCTCCTCCACCTCGCGGTGGGCGTCCCCCAGTCCCAGGTCCACCCGGACGTCCTGCGCCACCTTCACGCAGCCCCGGACCCCCGCATCGTGGTCCTCCCCCACCTGCACCACCTGGAGGCCGTCCTGGGCCCCCACCCCCTATGCCATCTTGTCTACCACCTCCACCTCCCCCCAGCCACAGTCACAAGCCACCTCCTCCACCTATGGGTTGCGGTGCACCACCTCCACCTCCGCCcccacctcctcctccaccaccaTCTTCTTCAGCCAGTAACTTCCCCAGTAGTCCTGGCAGCTCagcaccacctcctcctccctccGGTGGAGGAGGACGAGGAACCTTACTGGAGGAAATTCGCCGTGGACGTGTGCTAAAGAAT gTCTCTGAATCCCCGGACACTAATGCAGCTCCAGCTGAAGATGAATCTTCAGCGGGAATTGTGGGAGCTTTGATGATGGTGATGCAGAAAAGGAGTAAAGTTATTCATTCCTCAg atgaagatgatgacgGGGgcgatgaagatgaagaagatgaaTGGGACGAATAA